A region of Sugiyamaella lignohabitans strain CBS 10342 chromosome A, complete sequence DNA encodes the following proteins:
- the GZF3 gene encoding Gzf3p (GATA zinc finger protein; negatively regulates nitrogen catabolic gene expression by competing with Gat1p for GATA site binding; function requires a repressive carbon source; dimerizes with Dal80p and binds to Tor1p; GZF3 has a paralog, DAL80, that arose from the whole genome duplication; GO_component: GO:0005634 - nucleus [Evidence IEA,IEA]; GO_component: GO:0005634 - nucleus [Evidence IDA] [PMID 19380492]; GO_function: GO:0003677 - DNA binding [Evidence IEA]; GO_function: GO:0046872 - metal ion binding [Evidence IEA]; GO_function: GO:0043565 - sequence-specific DNA binding [Evidence IEA]; GO_function: GO:0043565 - sequence-specific DNA binding [Evidence IDA] [PMID 19111667]; GO_function: GO:0043565 - sequence-specific DNA binding [Evidence IDA] [PMID 19158363]; GO_function: GO:0043565 - sequence-specific DNA binding [Evidence IDA] [PMID 9171383]; GO_function: GO:0000981 - sequence-specific DNA binding RNA polymerase II transcription factor activity [Evidence IDA,IMP] [PMID 19380492]; GO_function: GO:0003700 - sequence-specific DNA binding transcription factor activity [Evidence IEA]; GO_function: GO:0008270 - zinc ion binding [Evidence IEA]; GO_process: GO:0051457 - maintenance of protein location in nucleus [Evidence IPI] [PMID 19380492]; GO_process: GO:0000122 - negative regulation of transcription from RNA polymerase II promoter [Evidence IMP] [PMID 9171383]; GO_process: GO:0090295 - nitrogen catabolite repression of transcription [Evidence IGI] [PMID 9106207]; GO_process: GO:0090295 - nitrogen catabolite repression of transcription [Evidence IMP] [PMID 9171383]; GO_process: GO:0090295 - nitrogen catabolite repression of transcription [Evidence IGI,IMP] [PMID 9171427]; GO_process: GO:0006355 - regulation of transcription, DNA-templated [Evidence IEA,IEA]; GO_process: GO:0006351 - transcription, DNA-templated [Evidence IEA]): MSDSKGDVLLRKPQVQDVLGDDKMNVDISSGVSSTVNEVLDSGVEDSGEVAVDSTDAVDSTDAGADVSEAGAASEVRTVAGSENAATSGDNTGDVSESVVASDSGAVEGTRDVTAVTSSVDDVADIVATAAAATAAAAATDAGLVDSASKDDKDNSQIPQLPHFSSLAQGVNQPDQPNHDQYQFAGQHQQQQQHTSATRDEYPSKSLHIHGPGSGSGNGRHHGSHHGTGTQCQNCHTENTPLWRRDESGQVLCNACGLFLKLHGRSRPISLKTDVIKSRNRVRISVTPNGATVTPVGGLDANGYSQGSPMGYPGQVTENGIKRKRSGKSRGSSRNASPAFTAQGEPLYGGSLPPMVDPNYGSLPPPHPRQYMGYPPSGVPPGYIPGTPQYNGNGGVIPMTSPLMTPNNPSGQPHTGYRNGSTGSVDGKDGGLSVLDQLSAAASASPYLAAGQEGKKPSGSSTSSPTKSNSNSEPSSPHVLQSISAKALEDASARARAAAAATPAPKDPLAELQLLRTRVSELELVNDLYRGKIGELEALEVSRRKSEESLQKKNHLLSKQLEEMKSLNKESEDGTLKPKTKTAEVKKETATTDKPATTRETRSSKKDTHDDESDDSENKRKKLKVSDLL, translated from the coding sequence ATGTCGGATAGTAAAGGTGACGTTCTGCTGCGCAAGCCGCAGGTTCAAGATGTCCTCGGAGATGACAAGATGAACGTTGATATTAGTAGTGGAGTGAGTTCTACTGTTAATGAGGTTCTTGATTCTGGTGTTGAGGATTCTGGTGAagttgctgttgacagTACAGATGCTGTCGACAGTAcagatgctggtgctgatgttAGTGAAGCAGGTGCAGCTAGTGAAGTCCGTACTGTAGCCGGCTCTGAAAATGCCGCTACCTCAGGCGATAACACTGGTGATGTTTCTGAAAGCGTCGTGGCTTCCGattctggtgctgttgaagGTACCAGAGATGTCACTGCTGTAACTTCGTCTGTAGACGATGTGGCCGATATTGTAGCgaccgctgctgctgctactgctgctgctgctgctactgatgCTGGTCTTGTGGACTCTGCTAGTAAAGACGATAAGGACAATTCCCAGATTCCACAGTTGCCTCATTTCAGTTCTCTTGCTCAAGGAGTCAACCAGCCCGATCAGCCGAATCATGACCAGTACCAGTTTGCTGGacagcaccaacaacagcaacaacataCATCTGCTACTCGTGACGAGTATCCTTCTAAATCTCTTCATATCCACGGACCAGGTTCTGGTTCCGGGAATGGCAGACATCATGGCAGTCATCATGGAACTGGTACTCAGTGTCAGAACTGTCACACTGAAAACACTCCTCTTTGGAGAAGAGATGAATCTGGTCAGGTTTTGTGTAATGCCTGTGGTCTTTTTCTCAAACTTCACGGCCGCTCACGTCCTATCTCCCTGAAAACTGATGTTATCAAGTCACGAAACAGAGTGCGAATCAGTGTCACTCCTAATGGCGCTACAGTTACACCAGTCGGTGGGTTGGATGCTAATGGGTATTCTCAGGGATCTCCTATGGGATATCCCGGTCAAGTTACTGAAAACGGTATTAAACGTAAGAGATCAGGCAAATCTCGTGGATCATCAAGAAACGCTTCACCAGCTTTCACTGCTCAAGGAGAACCTTTGTATGGCGGTAGTTTACCTCCTATGGTCGACCCCAATTACGGCAGTTTACCTCCTCCACATCCTCGTCAGTACATGGGATATCCTCCATCTGGTGTACCACCCGGTTACATTCCCGGTACTCCTCAGTACAACGGAAACGGTGGTGTGATTCCCATGACGAGTCCACTTATGACGCCAAACAACCCTTCGGGTCAACCACATACTGGGTACCGAAACGGGTCAACTGGCTCTGTTGATGGAAAAGACGGTGGTCTGTCGGTTCTAGACCAGctttctgctgctgcttctgcctcGCCATACCTAGCAGCTGGTCAAGAGGGCAAGAAACCCAGTGGTTCAAGCACCTCGTCTCCTACCAAGTCCAACTCCAATAGCGAGCCTTCTTCACCCCATGTACTCCAATCGATCTCGGCCAAGGCACTTGAAGACGCGTCAGCTCGGGCccgagctgctgctgctgccactccTGCTCCTAAAGACCCACTTGCCGAACTTCAATTATTACGGACAAGGGTTTCTGAACTAGAACTTGTCAACGATCTGTATAGAGGAAAGATTGGTGAGCTGGAAGCGTTAGAAGTGTCACGCCGGAAGTCTGAGGAGTCGCTACAGAAGAAAAACCATCTCCTGAGCAAGCAATTAGAAGAAATGAAGTCGCTGAACAAGGAGTCTGAAGACGGTACCTTAAAGCCCAAGACTAAAACTGCCGaagtcaagaaagaaacCGCTACAACCGACAAACCAGCGACCACCCGAGAAACCCGCTCTTCCAAAAAAGACACCCACGACGACGAGTCCGACGACAGCGAaaacaagagaaagaaactCAAAGTTTCCGACCTCTTATAA
- the ADE8 gene encoding phosphoribosylglycinamide formyltransferase (Phosphoribosyl-glycinamide transformylase; catalyzes a step in the 'de novo' purine nucleotide biosynthetic pathway; GO_component: GO:0005737 - cytoplasm [Evidence IDA] [PMID 14562095]; GO_component: GO:0005634 - nucleus [Evidence IDA] [PMID 14562095]; GO_function: GO:0016742 - hydroxymethyl-, formyl- and related transferase activity [Evidence IEA]; GO_function: GO:0008168 - methyltransferase activity [Evidence IEA]; GO_function: GO:0004644 - phosphoribosylglycinamide formyltransferase activity [Evidence IEA,IEA]; GO_function: GO:0004644 - phosphoribosylglycinamide formyltransferase activity [Evidence IGI,IMP] [PMID 4581491]; GO_function: GO:0016740 - transferase activity [Evidence IEA]; GO_process: GO:0006189 - 'de novo' IMP biosynthetic process [Evidence IEA,IEA]; GO_process: GO:0006189 - 'de novo' IMP biosynthetic process [Evidence IMP] [PMID 4581491]; GO_process: GO:0046084 - adenine biosynthetic process [Evidence IMP] [PMID 17247984]; GO_process: GO:0009058 - biosynthetic process [Evidence IEA]; GO_process: GO:0032259 - methylation [Evidence IEA]; GO_process: GO:0006164 - purine nucleotide biosynthetic process [Evidence IEA]; GO_process: GO:0006164 - purine nucleotide biosynthetic process [Evidence IMP] [PMID 4581491]), giving the protein MAGKKKILVLISGSGTNLQALIDACAAGKIDGEIVKVVSSSPDAYGLTRASNSSIPTHVHDLQGQYYKNIPKEDKKARKQARDKFNLDLAEYIVRPENKPDLIVCAGWMLILSRDFLLELEKHKVPIINLHPALPGAFAGINAIERAWQAGQNGEISTAGVMIHKVITEVDEGEPLVVKEFPLIRTESLEQYTDRVHSVEHIAIVEGTQKALQTLVL; this is encoded by the coding sequence ATGGCTGGtaaaaagaagattctggttctgatttCGGGGTCGGGCACGAATTTACAGGCCCTGATCGATGCGTGTGCTGCTGGCAAAATCGATGGGGAGATTGTGAAAGTGGTTTCGTCGTCACCCGATGCGTATGGCTTGACTCGGGCCAGTAATAGCTCGATTCCGACTCATGTTCACGATCTCCAAGGTCAATATTATAAGAATATCCCCAAAGAAGACAAAAAGGCTCGAAAGCAAGCTCGCGATAAGTTCAATTTAGACCTTGCTGAGTACATTGTGCGTCCAGAGAACAAACCCGATTTGATTGTATGTGCGGGTTGGATGCTGATTTTATCACGAGATTTCCTTCTGGAACTCGAGAAACACAAGGTTCCTATTATCAATCTCCATCCAGCACTTCCTGGTGCATTTGCAGGAATCAATGCCATTGAACGGGCATGGCAAGCAGGCCAGAACGGCGAAATCTCCACTGCTGGAGTCATGATTCATAAAGTTATCACCGAGGTCGACGAAGGTGAACCACTCGTCGTCAAAGAGTTCCCACTCATCCGCACCGAGTCGCTCGAACAATACACCGACCGCGTGCACTCGGTCGAACATATCGCCATCGTCGAGGGTACCCAAAAGGCCCTCCAAACGCTCGTCCTGTAA
- the COG4 gene encoding Cog4p (Essential component of the conserved oligomeric Golgi complex; a cytosolic tethering complex (Cog1p through Cog8p) that functions in protein trafficking to mediate fusion of transport vesicles to Golgi compartments; GO_component: GO:0005794 - Golgi apparatus [Evidence IEA]; GO_component: GO:0000139 - Golgi membrane [Evidence IEA]; GO_component: GO:0017119 - Golgi transport complex [Evidence IPI] [PMID 11703943]; GO_component: GO:0005783 - endoplasmic reticulum [Evidence IEA]; GO_component: GO:0005789 - endoplasmic reticulum membrane [Evidence IEA]; GO_component: GO:0016020 - membrane [Evidence IEA]; GO_function: GO:0003674 - molecular_function [Evidence ND]; GO_process: GO:0032258 - CVT pathway [Evidence IMP] [PMID 20065092]; GO_process: GO:0006891 - intra-Golgi vesicle-mediated transport [Evidence IGI,IPI] [PMID 11703943]; GO_process: GO:0016236 - macroautophagy [Evidence IMP] [PMID 20065092]; GO_process: GO:0030242 - peroxisome degradation [Evidence IMP] [PMID 20065092]; GO_process: GO:0015031 - protein transport [Evidence IEA]; GO_process: GO:0000301 - retrograde transport, vesicle recycling within Golgi [Evidence IMP] [PMID 11703943]; GO_process: GO:0006810 - transport [Evidence IEA]), whose product MSGDELWKELRQCGSEGELVEVLRRVKHASDEVSVELDEVVAGGRAAQNHSLKRLESLRGQLATALGSSRELGSSLAGASFVALRISSKVRSIDNEHSRVKQALKYVQDIQLLKSSILGIRDAMDTRDWERAANYASKARQLPKELINGQFAKLMIPTSEVPNYPQESLTEACDSLCQLFLREFDKATKIRDMDNVSRYFRLFPLIGEETQGLDVYGKFVCGIITTQSRQLIQSRPSDGSMIYGFAMSRLFENIASIVEKHTPIVEKHYGTGRMARVVDSIQNVADSQGGLIIDTFWDEQRINKVVSEVKSYAYSYLVSSFTSSGRMAGAARSGSPSLDAQYQPRRSEDEGVDLKQVAGFVNEMSVMLNRWNLYCNFLAVRWDSFSLIDQAPASVSASASASVSASASTTASTPASASTPTATPTPSRSSTHIITPGSLIPGTSHNGSINTIPGSSSSSSGTVIPVSDEQTTTSSTLHVPSVIVSSQLKKKVDTIVNPAMESLAVFVFRRSVEKAFQLEDLPDLTQKFTPEIPVVTSVVDDVMYILNTLTQQVLSTGQTDFIKTVISSFRRILESDFVGIIQRKLRDEAPKQQLATSTPARVATPLARKPTANMSMSTSSANPSTSSGLGNPALGSSTTVAPSFGIPIMEERKLRIFLIYLNTLSVTADYTNRILRSMDVEGQLHFDDDAQLVTDTLESLSTNFRARCNDLINDGVQVVFTTVINPRLRTICSAMFRDADYMLSPEETDTEDDYTSSSHRSSSRNHSISANFAYDWNSLMAGYAHTLSPDNYNKLIALVATSLSRTIEKWIWSLEGKVNELGAIRLDRDISKIIGILTDGRYKVRDKFVRVAQIVTIVGFDDIDDEQDDIDWILSDSDRQRARQIRVDR is encoded by the coding sequence ATGTCAGGGGACGAGCTGTGGAAGGAATTGAGGCAGTGTGGGAGTGAGGGAGAGCTGGTAGAGGTGTTGAGGAGGGTTAAACATGCGAGTGACGAGGTTAGTGTTGAATTGGACGAGGTTGTGGCTGGTGGAAGGGCTGCTCAGAATCATAGTTTGAAACGGCTTGAATCGTTGAGGGGCCAGTTGGCTACTGCTTTAGGTAGTTCGCGAGAACTGGGGTCGAGTTTGGCTGGTGCGTCGTTTGTAGCACTTAGGATTTCGTCGAAAGTCAGGAGTATTGATAATGAGCATAGTAGGGTTAAACAGGCTCTGAAATATGTCCAGGATATTCAACTGCTGAAATCGAGTATTCTCGGAATTAGAGATGCAATGGATACACGGGACTGGGAACGGGCGGCGAATTATGCTAGTAAAGCTCGCCAGTTGCCGAAAGAACTGATTAATGGTCAATTTGCCAAGCTCATGATCCCGACTAGTGAGGTGCCTAACTACCCTCAAGAGAGTCTCACTGAAGCCTGTGACTCGCTATGTCAGCTGTTTTTACGAGAATTCGATAAAGCTACAAAAATTAGAGATATGGATAATGTTAGTCGGTACTTTCGACTGTTTCCTTTGATCGGAGAAGAGACTCAGGGTCTGGATGTCTACGGCAAGTTTGTGTGTGGAATTATCACTACTCAGAGCAGACAATTGATCCAATCTCGGCCGTCTGATGGATCTATGATCTATGGATTTGCAATGTCGAGACTTTTTGAGAATATTGCGTCAATTGTAGAAAAGCATACTCCGATAGTTGAGAAGCATTACGGTACAGGACGAATGGCTAGAGTGGTGGACAGTATTCAGAATGTGGCTGATAGTCAGGGTGGACTTATTATTGATACGTTTTGGGACGAACAACGGATTAATAAAGTTGTATCGGAAGTCAAGTCGTATGCTTATTCGTATCTTGTAAGCAGTTTTACTAGTTCAGGACGAATGGCTGGTGCCGCTAGAAGTGGCAGTCCGTCTCTAGATGCACAATATCAGCCTCGAAGAAGTGAAGATGAGGGTGTTGATTTGAAACAGGTGGCTGGATTTGTGAATGAGATGTCGGTTATGTTGAACAGATGGAATCTTTATTGTAATTTCCTGGCTGTTCGTTGGGACAGCTTTTCGCTAATAGACCAGGCTCCTGCGtcagtatcagcatcagcatcagcatcagtatcagcttcagcatcaacaacagcatcgacaccagcatcagcatcgacTCCAACAGCTACACCAACACCATCAAGATCTTCAACTCATATCATTACTCCTGGTAGTCTGATTCCAGGTACCAGCCACAATGGCAGCATAAATACCATACCTGGgtcttcgtcgtcctcgTCTGGTACAGTTATTCCAGTATCCGATGaacaaacaacaacttcGAGTACTCTTCACGTACCAAGTGTGATTGTGTCATCTCAACTCAAGAAAAAAGTCGACACTATAGTCAACCCGGCAATGGAGTCGCTAGCAGTATTTGTGTTTAGACGGTCTGTTGAAAAGGCTTTTCAACTGGAAGACCTTCCTGATTTGACACAAAAATTCACTCCAGAGATTCCTGTCGTGACGTCTGTTGTAGACGATGTCATGTACATTTTAAACACCCTAACTCAACAAGTGCTATCAACAGGACAAACTGATTTCATCAAAACAGTTATCAGCAGTTTCCGACGGATTCTTGAGTCGGATTTTGTAGGTATTATACAACGAAAACTTCGAGACGAAGCACCTAAACAACAACTAGCGACATCTACACCTGCTAGAGTCGCTACACCACTAGCCAGAAAACCTACTGCCAACATGAGCATGAGCACATCATCCGCCAATCCATCGACTAGTTCAGGACTTGGCAACCCAGCTCTAggctccagcaccaccgtGGCTCCATCTTTTGGTATTCCCATTATGGAAGAACGCAAGTTGCGAATCTTTCTCATCTATCTCAACACACTATCAGTAACAGCTGATTACACGAACCGTATTCTGCGATCAATGGATGTGGAAGGACAATTGCATTTTGACGACGATGCCCAGCTTGTTACCGATACACTTGAATCACTGAGCACCAACTTCCGAGCCCGTTGTAACGATCTCATCAACGACGGAGTACAAGTAGTGTTCACCACTGTCATCAACCCCCGACTACGAACTATTTGTTCGGCCATGTTCCGCGACGCTGATTACATGTTATCACCCGAAGAAACTGATACCGAAGACGActacaccagcagcagtcatCGCAGTTCATCTCGAAACCATTCCATCAGTGCCAACTTTGCCTACGACTGGAACTCGCTCATGGCAGGGTATGCACACACATTATCACCGGACAACTACAACAAACTCATCGCACTCGTGGCCACGTCATTATCACGAACCATCGAGAAATGGATCTGGTCGCTCGAAGGCAAAGTCAACGAACTCGGGGCCATCCGTCTCGACCGCGACATCTCCAAAATCATCGGCATTCTAACCGACGGCCGATACAAAGTGCGCGACAAGTTCGTGCGAGTGGCCCAAATCGTCACCATCGTCGGGTTCGACGACATCGACGACGAACAGGACGACATCGACTGGATCCTGTCCGACTCGGACCGTCAACGGGCCCGTCAAATCCGTGTAGACCGCTAA
- the PUP1 gene encoding proteasome core particle subunit beta 2 (Beta 2 subunit of the 20S proteasome; endopeptidase with trypsin-like activity that cleaves after basic residues; synthesized as a proprotein before being proteolytically processed for assembly into 20S particle; human homolog is subunit Z; GO_component: GO:0005737 - cytoplasm [Evidence IEA,IEA]; GO_component: GO:0005789 - endoplasmic reticulum membrane [Evidence IC] [PMID 9087403]; GO_component: GO:0005634 - nucleus [Evidence IEA,IEA]; GO_component: GO:0005634 - nucleus [Evidence IDA] [PMID 18504300]; GO_component: GO:0000502 - proteasome complex [Evidence IEA]; GO_component: GO:0005839 - proteasome core complex [Evidence IEA]; GO_component: GO:0019774 - proteasome core complex, beta-subunit complex [Evidence IDA] [PMID 9087403]; GO_component: GO:0034515 - proteasome storage granule [Evidence IDA] [PMID 18504300]; GO_function: GO:0004175 - endopeptidase activity [Evidence IEA]; GO_function: GO:0004175 - endopeptidase activity [Evidence IMP] [PMID 9207060]; GO_function: GO:0004175 - endopeptidase activity [Evidence IMP] [PMID 9312134]; GO_function: GO:0016787 - hydrolase activity [Evidence IEA]; GO_function: GO:0008233 - peptidase activity [Evidence IEA]; GO_function: GO:0004298 - threonine-type endopeptidase activity [Evidence IEA,IEA]; GO_process: GO:0010499 - proteasomal ubiquitin-independent protein catabolic process [Evidence IDA] [PMID 19162040]; GO_process: GO:0043161 - proteasome-mediated ubiquitin-dependent protein catabolic process [Evidence IDA] [PMID 11545745]; GO_process: GO:0043161 - proteasome-mediated ubiquitin-dependent protein catabolic process [Evidence IDA] [PMID 19029916]; GO_process: GO:0006508 - proteolysis [Evidence IEA]; GO_process: GO:0051603 - proteolysis involved in cellular protein catabolic process [Evidence IEA]) translates to MPGLGFDNYKRNQYLADHGVPMPTATSTGTTIVGCRFNGGVVIAADTRATAGDIVADKNCEKLHRISPNIWCAGAGTAADTEMVTQLESSNVELHALSTGRQPRVVAVLTHLKQHLFKYQGHIGAYLIVAGVDPTGPKLFSIHAHGSTDVGFYLSLGSGSMAAMAVLESRWKKDLTKEEAMQLCADAIESGIWNDLGSGSNVDMCVMEQDKPAKMYRNYRKPNERAQKEKSYRFPRGTTAVLAQSVRSLVDVIETTPQSMEVDA, encoded by the coding sequence atgCCGGGACTGGGATTCGATAATTATAAACGGAACCAATATTTGGCGGACCATGGAGTGCCTATGCCGACCGCCACCTCGACTGGTACGACAATTGTGGGTTGTCGGTTCAATGGCGGGGTTGTAATTGCTGCAGATACACGAGCCACGGCCGGAGATATTGTTGCTGACAAGAATTGCGAGAAATTACACCGGATCTCGCCCAATATCTGGTGTGCTGGAGCAGGCACTGCTGCCGACACCGAGATGGTCACGCAACTAGAATCGTCGAATGTCGAGCTCCATGCTCTTAGTACAGGTCGTCAACCACGTGTGGTTGCTGTATTGACTCATTTGAAACAGCATTTATTCAAGTACCAGGGCCATATTGGAGCGTATCTGATTGTGGCGGGAGTCGACCCTACCGGTCCTAAACTTTTCTCAATCCATGCTCACGGATCTACTGATGTTGGATTCTACCTCTCATTGGGATCGGGATCCATGGCTGCTATGGCTGTTTTAGAATCACGCTGGAAAAAAGACTTGACTAAAGAAGAGGCCATGCAACTGTGTGCTGATGCCATTGAGTCTGGTATTTGGAACGATCTGGGATCGGGATCCAATGTTGACATGTGTGTTATGGAGCAAGACAAGCCCGCTAAAATGTACAGAAACTACCGCAAACCCAACGAGCGGGCCCAGAAAGAAAAGTCGTACCGTTTCCCCCGCGGCACTACGGCCGTTCTCGCACAATCGGTGCGGTCCCTGGTCGATGTCATCGAAACCACTCCCCAATCTATGGAAGTCGATGCTTAG